In the Bacillus amyloliquefaciens DSM 7 = ATCC 23350 genome, CATGATGAAAGAGGCTGTCGCTGAATTTTCTTCAATCGACATTCTCGTCAACAATGCGGGGATTACAAAAGACAATCTTCTCATGAGAATGAAAGAAAATGAATGGGATGACGTCATCAACATTAACCTGAAAGGTGTTTTCAACTGCACGAAAGCCGTGACAAGACAGATGATGAAACAGCGCTCCGGCCGGATTATCAACGTATCATCAATCGTCGGCGTCAGCGGAAACCCCGGTCAGGCGAACTATGTGGCGGCCAAAGCCGGTGTGATCGGCTTGACAAAATCATCAGCCAAAGAGCTTGCAAGCCGCAATATTACGGTCAATGCGATTGCTCCGGGCTTTATTTCCACGGATATGACGGACAAGCTTTCTAAAGAAGTCCAAGATGAAATGCTGAAGCAGATTCCGCTCGCGCGTTTCGGGGAACCTTCCGATATCAGCAGCGTTGTCACGTTCCTTGCTTCTGAAGGATCGCGTTATATGACGGGCCAAACCCTTCATATTGACGGCGGAATGGTGATGTAAAGATTTGTTTTTAAAATTTCATCCTAGTTTCTCTAGTTTTTTAAAAACGAATCCACTATAATACTTGAGGGGAGGTGAATTGCTATGGCAGATACATTAGAGCGTGTAACGAAAATCATCGTAGACCGCCTTGGCGTTGATGAAGCTGACGTCAAACTTGAAGCTTCTTTCAAGGAAGACTTAGGTGCTGATTCCCTAGATGTAGTTGAGCTTGTTATGGAACTTGAAGACGAGTTTGATATGGAGATTTCTGACGAAGATGCTGAAAAGATTGCAACAGTCGGCGACGCTGTGAACTACATACAAAACCAGCAATAAGCTGATGCTAAAAGTCCCGCCTGACAGCGGGGCTTTAGCCCTTTAATCGTGCGGTTACCGGCGTCTGACGCTGTACGCGCTGCCGATTCCGTTTACGGCGGGGAGCGCGGTGAACCTGATGTGCCTATGGAGGTTACTATGTCAAAACACTCACATTTTAAAGATAAAAAAAAGTTCTATAAAAAAATAGAGCAGTTTAAAGAGTTCCAAGAACGGATTTCGGTTCATTTTCAAAACGAGAAACTTTTGTATCAAGCATTTACACATTCATCTTATGTGAATGAGCATCGGAAAAAGCCGTATGAAGACAATGAAAGGCTTGAATTTTTAGGTGACGCTGTTTTGGAACTGACGATCTCCCAATTCTTATTTGCCAAATATCCGGCCATGAGTGAAGGAGATTTGACGAAGCTGAGAGCCGCTATCGTATGCGAGCCGTCACTCGTCTCCCTTGCCCACGAATTGTCATTCGGCGATCTTGTTCTCTTGGGTAAAGGAGAAGAAATGACGGGCGGCAGAAAGCGTCCTGCGCTTTTAGCGGATGTGTTTGAAGCGTTTATCGGCGCACTGTATCTGGATCAGGGCCTTGAGCCGGTTCAGCAATTCCTGAAAGTGTACGTGTTCCCTAAAATAAACGATGGTGCTTTTTCTCATGTGATGGATTTCAAAAGCCAGCTTCAAGAATTTGTACAGCGGGACGGGAAAGGATCGCTTGAGTACAAAATTCTCAATGAAAAAGGGCCCGCCCACAACCGGGAATTCGAGGCGCTTGTCTCTCTTAAAGGTGAGGCGCTCGGTATCGGGAACGGACGTTCCAAAAAAGAAGCCGAGCAGCATGCGGCACAGGAAGCTCTTGCAAAATTGCAAAAACACCATACGAAACAATAAAATCCCCCTGTACCCCTAGGGGGATTTCAATATGTATGCGCCTGATATAAGCGGTTGATTATGATAATATTGAGATACTTATACGATAAGGAGGATCTGGGATGTTCCTCAAACGTTTAGACGTTATAGGATTTAAATCATTTGCAGAACGGATATCCGTTGACTTTGTAAAAGGCGTCACGGCCGTTGTCGGGCCAAACGGCAGCGGAAAAAGCAACATCACCGAAGCCATCCGCTGGGTGCTCGGCGAACAATCAGCCCGCTCGCTTCGGGGCGGAAAAATGGAAGATATCATTTTTGCAGGAAGTGACTCACGCAAGCGGCTGAATCTTGCCGAAGTCACTTTAACACTTGATAATGAAGATCATTTTCTCCCGATCGATTATCACGAAGTCAGCGTGACGAGACGGGTATACCGTTCCGGAGAAAGTGAATTTCTCATCAACAATCAGCAGTGCCGCCTGAAAGACATCATTGACTTATTCATGGACTCCGGGCTCGGAAAAGAAGTGTTTTCCATTATCAGCCAGGGGAAAGTCGAAGAGATTCTCAGCAGCAAAGCGGAAGACCGCCGCAGTATTTTTGAAGAAGCGGCCGGCGTGCTGAAATATAAAACAAGAAAGAAAAAAGCGGAAAACAAGCTGTTTGAGACGCAGGATAACTTAAACAGGGTGGAAGATATTCTCCACGAGCTTGAAGATCAGGTCGAACCGCTTAAAATCCAGGCATCAATCGCCAAAGACTACTTAGAAAAAAAGAAAGAGCTTGAGCATGTCGAAATCGCCCTTACCGCTTTTGATATCGAAGAACTGCATGGCAGATGGTCGGGTTTAAAAGAAAAGGTGCAGGCGGCAAAAGAAGAAGAATTGGCGGAATCATCGGCGATATCTGCTAAAGAAGCGATGATAGAAGAGACGAGAGATAAAATTCACGCGCTTGATGAATCCGTCAACGAGCTGCAGCAGGTTCTGCTCGTGACCAGTGAAGAGCTTGAAAAGCTGGAAGGCCGGAAAGAAGTGCTCAAAGAGCGCAAAAAAAACGCCGCGCAAAACCGGGAACAGCTTGAGGAATCCGTTACACATTACACGAACAAAGAAGCCGAACTGAAAGCGGACATCGAAAAACAGTCTGCCGTCTTTGATAAGCTGCGTGCGGAAGTGAAACGGTTAGATGCTCAGGTGAAAGAAAAGCAGCAGGCTCTCAGTCTGCATAATGAAAACGTAGAAGAGAAAATCGAACAATTAAAAAGCGATTACTTTGAATTGTTAAACAGCCAGGCGTCGATCCGCAACGAGCTGCAGCTTTTAGATGACCAGATGTCCCAATCTGCCGTTCAGCAGGCGAGACTGACCGCAAACAATGAAAAATATCTTCAGGAACGAAATGATATTTCCGTCCGCAAAGCGGCGTGCGAAGAAGAATTGGCCGCCGTTGAAGCGGACATTCACAATCAGGTCGGCCGCTACCGCGAAGTCCAGACCGCATATGAACAGAAAAAACGCCAGTATGAAAAGAAAGAATCAGCGCTGTATCAAGCGTATCAATTTGTACAGCAGGCCAGATCCAAAAAAGATATGCTTGAAACGATGCAGGGCGATTTTTCAGGGTTTTACCAAGGTGTAAAAGAAGTGCTGAAACAGAAAGAGCAGCTTGGCGGCATCCGCGGCGCCGTTCTCGAACTGATTTCCACCGAACAAAAATATGAAACGGCGATCGAAATTGCACTCGGCGCAGCGGCGCAGCACGTTGTCACAGACGATGAGCAGGCGGCGCGGAAAGCGATTCAATATTTAAAACAGAATTCCTTCGGCCGCGCGACGTTCCTGCCGCTTACGGTCATGAAGCCGCGCCAGCTCCAAACCTGTGATGAACAGACGGCTTCGAAGCATCCTTCTTTTCTCGGCACAGCGAGCGGGCTTGTCACGTATGATGCGGCATATCGAAATGTCATTCAAAACCTTCTCGGCACCGTGCTGATCACTGAAGATTTAAAAGGCGCGAATGAACTGGCCAAGCTTCTCGGTCACCGCTACCGCATCGTGACGCTTGAGGGCGATGTCGTTAATCCGGGCGGATCAATGACGGGCGGCGCAGTCAAAAAGAAAAACAATTCTCTGCTCGGCAGAAGCCGGGAGCTTGAGACGGTAACTGCGCGGCTTGCTGAAATGGAAGAAAAAACAGCTCTGCTTGAAAAAGAGGTCAAAACACTGAAACAGGCTATTCAAGAGCTTGAACATACGCTGAGCAGTCTCCGGGAAGACGGTGAAGCTTTCAGAACAAAGCAGCAGGATGTAAAAGGCAGGCTGTATGAACTCGAAGTCGCTGAAAAGAACATCAATACCCACCTGGAGCTTTACGATCAGGAGAAAGCATCACTAACGGAAAGCAGCCGGGACAAAGAGACGCGTAAATCAGCGCTGGAAGAACAGCTGAGTGAGGCATCAGGCCAGCTGAAAGAACTTGAGGAAGAGATGGACAGGCTGACAAAACAAAAGCAGACCCTATCCTCAACAAAAGAAACGCTCTCTCATGAACTGACAGAATGTAAAATTGCCGCAGCGAAAAAAGAACAGGCGTGCTCGAGTGAAGAAGACAATCTCAAGAGGCTGAGAAAAGAGCTTGAAGAAACGCAGCTCGCTCTGAAAGAAACACGGGAAGATTTAAGCCTGCTGACCTCAGAGATGACGTCCAGCACAAGCGGCGAGGAGCAGCTTGAAGAAGCGGCTCAACACAAGCTTCACGATAAAACGAGAACGATCGAATTGATTGCCAGCCGGCGCGACCAGCGCGTAAAGCTCCAGCGGGCTCTTGATACGAATGAGCTTGAGCTGAAAGAGATGAAGCGGCTGTACAAGCAAAAAACAGAAATTCTGAAAGATGAAGAGGTAAAACTCGGCCGGATGGAAGTTGAGCTTGATAATCTGCTGCAATATTTACGCGAGGAGTACAGCTTATCTTTTGAAGGGGCAAAAGAAAAATATCAGCTCGAAATCGAGCCTGAAGAGGCGAGAAAACGGGTCAAACTGATCAAACTTTCAATTGAAGAGCTTGGCGCGGTCAATCTCGGCAGCATCGATGAATTTGAAAGAGTGAACGAACGGTATCAGTTTTTAACAGAGCAGAAAAATGATCTGACGGAAGCGAAAAATACACTGTTTCAAGTCATTGAAGAAATGGATTCTGAAATGTCGAAGCGATTCCATGAAACGTTTATACAGATCCGTTCGCAATTCAACGACGTGTTCCGTTCCCTGTTCGGAGGAGGACGAGCTGAATTGAAGCTGACCGAACCGAATGACCTTCTCAACTCCGGCGTGGACATTATCGCGCAGCCTCCGGGCAAAAAACTGCAAAACTTAAATCTTTTGTCAGGGGGAGAACGGGCGCTGACGGCCATTGCCCTTTTATTCTCCATTTTGAAAGTAAGGCCAGTGCCGTTCTGCGTGCT is a window encoding:
- the fabG gene encoding 3-oxoacyl-[acyl-carrier-protein] reductase — translated: MLNEKTAVVTGASRGIGRAIALDLAKNGCNVVVNYSGNEAKANEVVDEIKSMGRNAIAVKADVSNSEEVQNMMKEAVAEFSSIDILVNNAGITKDNLLMRMKENEWDDVININLKGVFNCTKAVTRQMMKQRSGRIINVSSIVGVSGNPGQANYVAAKAGVIGLTKSSAKELASRNITVNAIAPGFISTDMTDKLSKEVQDEMLKQIPLARFGEPSDISSVVTFLASEGSRYMTGQTLHIDGGMVM
- the acpP gene encoding acyl carrier protein — encoded protein: MADTLERVTKIIVDRLGVDEADVKLEASFKEDLGADSLDVVELVMELEDEFDMEISDEDAEKIATVGDAVNYIQNQQ
- the rncS gene encoding ribonuclease III, with the translated sequence MSKHSHFKDKKKFYKKIEQFKEFQERISVHFQNEKLLYQAFTHSSYVNEHRKKPYEDNERLEFLGDAVLELTISQFLFAKYPAMSEGDLTKLRAAIVCEPSLVSLAHELSFGDLVLLGKGEEMTGGRKRPALLADVFEAFIGALYLDQGLEPVQQFLKVYVFPKINDGAFSHVMDFKSQLQEFVQRDGKGSLEYKILNEKGPAHNREFEALVSLKGEALGIGNGRSKKEAEQHAAQEALAKLQKHHTKQ
- the smc gene encoding chromosome segregation protein SMC, which translates into the protein MFLKRLDVIGFKSFAERISVDFVKGVTAVVGPNGSGKSNITEAIRWVLGEQSARSLRGGKMEDIIFAGSDSRKRLNLAEVTLTLDNEDHFLPIDYHEVSVTRRVYRSGESEFLINNQQCRLKDIIDLFMDSGLGKEVFSIISQGKVEEILSSKAEDRRSIFEEAAGVLKYKTRKKKAENKLFETQDNLNRVEDILHELEDQVEPLKIQASIAKDYLEKKKELEHVEIALTAFDIEELHGRWSGLKEKVQAAKEEELAESSAISAKEAMIEETRDKIHALDESVNELQQVLLVTSEELEKLEGRKEVLKERKKNAAQNREQLEESVTHYTNKEAELKADIEKQSAVFDKLRAEVKRLDAQVKEKQQALSLHNENVEEKIEQLKSDYFELLNSQASIRNELQLLDDQMSQSAVQQARLTANNEKYLQERNDISVRKAACEEELAAVEADIHNQVGRYREVQTAYEQKKRQYEKKESALYQAYQFVQQARSKKDMLETMQGDFSGFYQGVKEVLKQKEQLGGIRGAVLELISTEQKYETAIEIALGAAAQHVVTDDEQAARKAIQYLKQNSFGRATFLPLTVMKPRQLQTCDEQTASKHPSFLGTASGLVTYDAAYRNVIQNLLGTVLITEDLKGANELAKLLGHRYRIVTLEGDVVNPGGSMTGGAVKKKNNSLLGRSRELETVTARLAEMEEKTALLEKEVKTLKQAIQELEHTLSSLREDGEAFRTKQQDVKGRLYELEVAEKNINTHLELYDQEKASLTESSRDKETRKSALEEQLSEASGQLKELEEEMDRLTKQKQTLSSTKETLSHELTECKIAAAKKEQACSSEEDNLKRLRKELEETQLALKETREDLSLLTSEMTSSTSGEEQLEEAAQHKLHDKTRTIELIASRRDQRVKLQRALDTNELELKEMKRLYKQKTEILKDEEVKLGRMEVELDNLLQYLREEYSLSFEGAKEKYQLEIEPEEARKRVKLIKLSIEELGAVNLGSIDEFERVNERYQFLTEQKNDLTEAKNTLFQVIEEMDSEMSKRFHETFIQIRSQFNDVFRSLFGGGRAELKLTEPNDLLNSGVDIIAQPPGKKLQNLNLLSGGERALTAIALLFSILKVRPVPFCVLDEVEAALDEANVFRFAQYLKKYSGDSQFIVITHRKGTMEEADVLYGVTMQESGVSRMVSVKLEETKEFVQ